From the genome of Candidatus Eisenbacteria bacterium:
CGACGAATCCGGGAACTGCCGGCGCGCTGCTTCCCAGTTCTGCGAACGCGTCGACCTACGGGCGTCTCGCCTCCCGGCACGCCGCGTGCACCGATACCGTCGCATGGGAATGCGTGGCATGATCCTCGCGGGGTTGGCGGTACTCCTCGCCGTGGTCACCGGACTGCGCACGTCCGAGGCGCCCCGGCTGCGCGACGACGACCTGCTCGGCTCGAGCAACTGGGAGAACGCCAAGGGCCTCCTTCCCGACGAGATCCTGGAGCACTACCGTCGGGACGAGTATCGCAATCGCATCATGGATCTCGGCGCACCCGGCGTCGTCGACATCCAGAACCCACCCGATTTCCGCGAGGCGTCGCGCGCGAATCGCGGTCGCTACACGATTGCTCCGAACGGATCGATCATCGACTGGCGGAGCCGCCAGCAGCCTGGGCACGTCATGGGGTTGCCGTTCCCCGACATCGACCAGCAGGATCCGCAGGCGGGCGCGAAGGTGATGTGGAACTACTTCTACGCCAACTACTATCGCGGCAACTTCCACTTCCTCACCGAGATCGTGATGCTCTCCCCGCGTGGCGTCGAGCGGCGGATCACGACCGACGTCCGCACGCGTCTCTATGACGGCTCACCCGAGTCCGCCGGTGATCCGAACCCGGACCGCGTGTTCTTGCAGACCCTCGCCACGATCGTCGCGCCGACGGATCTGAACGGCACCGTGTCACTGACCTGGCGTTTCCGCGATCCCGAACGGCAGGACGCGCTCTGGACGTTCGTCCCGGGAACGCGGCGCGCGCGTCAGGTGAATCCGCTCAACCGCTCCGACGGCTTCATGGGTTCCGACCTCAGCATCGACGACGGTGCGTTCTTCGACGGAAAGCCCGAGCAGTTCGCATTTCGTCTCGTCGAGCGGCGCGAGCAGCTCCTGCTCATGGATCCGTACAGCCTCAAGGGCGAGACGGAGGTCGTCGCGCTGCCCGGGGGCGGGTGGCGCACGGTGTGGAAGAACGTCCCCCGCATCGGCGCCGACGATGCCGGCTGGACCGGGCTTCCCTGGGCGCCGGTCGGCGCGGCGCTCGTCCGCCGACCGGTGTGGGTCGTCGAGGCGACTCCGAACGACCCGAACTACCTCTACGGCCGCATCCTGCTCCGCATCGACGCCGAGACGTACCGCGGCGGCTGGGCCAGCAAATACGATCGTGCGGGGACGCTCATGAACACGTACCAGGTCTGCACCGGCGCGTTTCTCACGCCGGACGGCGGGCGCACCTACGTCCAGTCGGGCGGCATCGCGGTGCAGACCGCGGAGAACTTCCAGCAGAAGCGAGCGACCGTCACCCTGTTCCCTCCGCGGAACCCGGACAACCCCGCCGACTGGCGGGTGCCCCTCGCCCCAGAGCTCTTCGGTGTCGACGTCCTCACCCGACTCGGCCGCTGAACGGGCGTCGCCGCGCTGGCGACCGTTCTGGACGGGCGCGCTGCTGCTCGCCGCGACGGCCGCCGCGCTCGCGATGGCGACCCCGCGACTCCTCG
Proteins encoded in this window:
- a CDS encoding outer membrane lipoprotein-sorting protein, producing the protein MRGMILAGLAVLLAVVTGLRTSEAPRLRDDDLLGSSNWENAKGLLPDEILEHYRRDEYRNRIMDLGAPGVVDIQNPPDFREASRANRGRYTIAPNGSIIDWRSRQQPGHVMGLPFPDIDQQDPQAGAKVMWNYFYANYYRGNFHFLTEIVMLSPRGVERRITTDVRTRLYDGSPESAGDPNPDRVFLQTLATIVAPTDLNGTVSLTWRFRDPERQDALWTFVPGTRRARQVNPLNRSDGFMGSDLSIDDGAFFDGKPEQFAFRLVERREQLLLMDPYSLKGETEVVALPGGGWRTVWKNVPRIGADDAGWTGLPWAPVGAALVRRPVWVVEATPNDPNYLYGRILLRIDAETYRGGWASKYDRAGTLMNTYQVCTGAFLTPDGGRTYVQSGGIAVQTAENFQQKRATVTLFPPRNPDNPADWRVPLAPELFGVDVLTRLGR